One window of the Nocardia huaxiensis genome contains the following:
- a CDS encoding rhomboid family intramembrane serine protease, translated as MRGQLTNPGVAARGGSALKLLWQRAIAIILAFTAFLYGVEGVDTVTDHSLDYAGGVKPREADGLDGILFAPVLHANWEHLMGNTVPVLILGLLTLLTGIGRGLAATAIVWVIAGVGTWLIGPSNSVHVGASVLVFGWLTYLISRGWFARNITQIGIGVVVGLLYGSILWGVLPGQPGISWQGHLFGAVGGLVAGWVLSGDERRHRRGSDAGRLASSG; from the coding sequence ATGCGCGGGCAGTTGACGAATCCCGGGGTGGCCGCGCGCGGGGGCAGCGCGCTGAAGCTGCTGTGGCAGCGGGCGATTGCGATAATTCTCGCGTTTACCGCGTTTTTGTACGGGGTAGAGGGCGTCGACACGGTCACCGATCACAGCCTCGACTACGCGGGCGGAGTGAAACCGCGGGAGGCCGACGGCCTGGACGGAATCCTGTTCGCCCCTGTGCTGCATGCCAATTGGGAACACCTGATGGGCAATACCGTGCCCGTGCTGATCCTCGGCCTGCTCACGCTGCTGACCGGGATCGGGCGCGGGCTGGCCGCGACCGCCATCGTGTGGGTGATCGCCGGGGTCGGGACCTGGCTGATCGGGCCGTCGAACTCGGTGCACGTGGGCGCCTCGGTGCTGGTGTTCGGGTGGCTCACCTATCTGATCTCGCGCGGCTGGTTCGCGCGGAACATCACCCAGATCGGCATCGGCGTGGTCGTGGGGTTGCTGTACGGGTCGATCCTGTGGGGAGTGCTGCCGGGACAGCCCGGAATCTCTTGGCAAGGGCATCTTTTCGGGGCGGTGGGTGGTCTGGTTGCCGGGTGGGTACTCTCTGGGGATGAACGTCGTCATCGTCGCGGGTCTGACGCCGGCCGTCTCGCGTCGTCGGGGTGA
- a CDS encoding PLP-dependent cysteine synthase family protein has translation MARYESLIATLGNTPLVGLKTLSPQWDGDDHVRLWAKLEDRNPTGSIKDRPALRMIEQAEADGRLTPGCTILEPTSGNTGISLAMAAKLKGYRLVCVMPENTSVERRQLLTMFGAEIIDSPAAGGSNQAVALAKQIAAENPDWVMLYQYGNPANALAHYETTGPEILADLPEITHFVAGLGTTGTLMGTGRFLREKLPDIEIVAAEPRYGELVYGLRNLDEGFVPELYDESVLTSRFSVGPYDAVRRTRELVLEEGIFAGISTGAILHAALGVAKKAQKAGKRADIAFVVADAGWKYLSTGAYDGTLEEAEEKLDGQLWA, from the coding sequence GTGGCGCGCTACGAGTCGCTGATCGCGACGCTCGGCAACACCCCGCTGGTCGGATTGAAGACGCTGTCCCCGCAGTGGGACGGCGACGACCACGTGCGCCTGTGGGCCAAGCTCGAGGACCGCAATCCGACCGGTTCCATCAAGGACCGTCCGGCGCTGCGCATGATCGAACAGGCCGAAGCCGACGGCAGATTGACGCCGGGCTGCACGATTCTCGAGCCCACCAGCGGCAATACCGGCATCTCGCTGGCCATGGCGGCCAAGCTCAAGGGCTACCGCCTGGTGTGTGTCATGCCGGAGAACACCTCGGTGGAGCGGCGGCAGCTGCTCACCATGTTCGGCGCCGAGATCATCGACTCCCCGGCCGCGGGCGGCTCCAATCAGGCTGTGGCCCTGGCCAAGCAGATCGCCGCCGAGAACCCGGACTGGGTGATGCTCTACCAGTACGGCAATCCGGCCAACGCGCTCGCGCACTACGAGACCACCGGCCCGGAGATCCTGGCCGACCTGCCCGAGATCACGCACTTCGTGGCGGGTCTGGGCACCACCGGCACCCTCATGGGGACCGGCCGCTTCCTGCGCGAGAAGCTTCCCGACATCGAGATCGTGGCCGCCGAACCCCGCTACGGCGAACTCGTCTACGGCCTGCGCAATCTCGACGAGGGCTTCGTCCCCGAGCTCTACGACGAGTCGGTGCTGACCTCCCGCTTCTCGGTGGGCCCCTACGACGCGGTGCGCCGTACTCGTGAATTGGTGCTGGAGGAGGGCATTTTCGCGGGCATCTCCACCGGTGCGATCCTGCACGCGGCCCTCGGGGTGGCCAAGAAGGCGCAGAAGGCGGGCAAGCGCGCCGATATCGCCTTCGTGGTGGCCGACGCGGGCTGGAAGTACCTGTCCACGGGCGCGTACGACGGCACCTTGGAAGAGGCCGAAGAAAAGCTCGACGGCCAGCTCTGGGCCTGA
- a CDS encoding MoaD/ThiS family protein: protein MPVTVSIPTIMRPLTGGEKRVQGEGATLAALIENLEASHPGLKERLLKDGKLNRYVNIYIDDEDVRFAGGLEAEVPADGTVTILPAVAGGAR from the coding sequence ATGCCGGTCACCGTGTCCATCCCCACCATCATGCGTCCGCTCACCGGAGGTGAGAAGCGGGTGCAGGGCGAAGGCGCCACCCTGGCCGCGCTCATCGAGAACCTCGAGGCCAGCCACCCCGGCCTGAAGGAGCGCCTGCTCAAGGACGGCAAGCTCAACCGCTACGTGAACATCTACATCGACGACGAGGACGTGCGCTTCGCGGGCGGCCTCGAGGCCGAGGTGCCCGCCGACGGCACCGTCACGATTCTTCCGGCGGTCGCCGGCGGCGCACGCTAA
- a CDS encoding Mov34/MPN/PAD-1 family protein: MLVIRADLVEAMVAHARADHPDEACGVIAGPEGSDRPERFIPMINAARSPTFYEFDSGEQLKLWREMDDADEEPVVIYHSHTATEAYPSRTDISFASEPNAHYVLISTRDPQDHELRSYRILDGVVTEEPVEIVPA; this comes from the coding sequence GTGCTGGTGATCAGGGCCGACCTGGTGGAGGCGATGGTCGCGCACGCGCGCGCCGATCACCCGGACGAGGCGTGTGGCGTGATCGCCGGTCCCGAGGGCTCCGATCGCCCCGAGCGGTTCATTCCCATGATCAATGCCGCCCGCTCGCCCACCTTCTACGAGTTCGACTCCGGTGAGCAGCTGAAACTGTGGCGCGAGATGGACGATGCGGACGAGGAGCCGGTGGTCATCTATCACTCGCACACCGCGACCGAGGCGTATCCGAGCCGCACCGACATCTCCTTCGCCTCCGAACCGAACGCGCACTACGTGCTGATCTCCACGCGCGATCCGCAGGACCACGAACTGCGCAGCTACCGGATTCTCGACGGCGTGGTCACCGAGGAACCCGTCGAAATCGTCCCCGCCTGA
- a CDS encoding P1 family peptidase, whose product MNSVAGPRNSITDVGGVLVGHHQALDSDATIGTGAATGCTVVRVPGGAVAAVDVRGGGPGTRETDLLDPGNTVRQANAILLTGGSAYGLAAADGVMRWLEEHKEGIPMDPADPSRVVPIVPGAVIFDLPVGDWRIRPTPDFGFLAAEDASTDFVRGSVGAGAGARAGSIKGGVGSASIRFTDGPAAGITVGALIVANPVGSVFDPRTGLPWGAGTDGPEHFGLHPATAEQLTAANALPVKGTVLNTTIGVVATDAALDPIGCRRLATTAHDGLARAIRPAHSPLDGDTLFALATGTAEAAPNFPLPPAFPPDLLILDQLCTAAAVCVERAIVDAILAATSVAGIPAYSDLFGGRPE is encoded by the coding sequence GTGAACAGTGTTGCGGGACCGCGTAATTCGATCACCGACGTGGGTGGTGTGCTGGTCGGCCATCACCAGGCGCTCGATTCGGACGCGACCATCGGCACCGGGGCGGCCACCGGGTGCACGGTGGTGCGCGTGCCGGGGGGAGCGGTCGCGGCCGTGGATGTGCGCGGCGGTGGACCCGGCACCCGCGAGACCGATCTCCTCGATCCCGGTAATACGGTGCGACAGGCGAATGCGATTCTGCTCACCGGTGGCAGCGCCTACGGGCTGGCCGCAGCCGACGGGGTCATGCGCTGGCTGGAGGAACACAAGGAAGGCATCCCGATGGACCCGGCCGACCCCAGCCGGGTCGTGCCCATCGTGCCGGGTGCGGTGATCTTCGATCTTCCGGTGGGGGACTGGCGCATTCGCCCCACCCCGGACTTCGGTTTCCTCGCCGCCGAGGACGCGAGCACGGACTTCGTGCGCGGCTCGGTCGGCGCGGGCGCGGGTGCCCGCGCGGGCTCGATCAAGGGTGGTGTCGGCAGTGCCAGCATTCGCTTCACCGACGGCCCGGCGGCCGGAATCACCGTGGGCGCCTTGATCGTTGCGAATCCGGTCGGCTCGGTCTTCGATCCGCGCACCGGCCTCCCGTGGGGTGCGGGCACCGACGGCCCTGAGCATTTCGGCCTGCATCCCGCGACCGCCGAGCAGCTGACGGCCGCCAATGCGCTGCCGGTCAAGGGCACCGTCCTCAACACCACCATCGGCGTCGTCGCCACCGACGCCGCGCTCGATCCCATCGGCTGCCGCCGTCTGGCCACCACCGCCCACGACGGCCTGGCCCGTGCCATCCGCCCCGCGCACTCGCCCCTCGACGGTGACACCCTCTTCGCCCTGGCCACCGGCACCGCCGAGGCGGCCCCGAATTTCCCGCTGCCCCCGGCTTTTCCGCCGGACCTGCTGATCCTGGACCAGCTGTGCACCGCCGCCGCCGTCTGCGTGGAGCGTGCCATCGTCGACGCCATCCTGGCTGCGACCTCGGTCGCCGGTATCCCGGCCTACTCGGACCTGTTCGGCGGACGCCCGGAATAG